A genomic window from Glycine soja cultivar W05 chromosome 10, ASM419377v2, whole genome shotgun sequence includes:
- the LOC114369700 gene encoding uncharacterized protein At1g05835-like, with amino-acid sequence MVAVLKALAIFLIIARAYGQCTLSKLEVHQYDTGKLVQGKHEYAVSISNKCSELCVHRNVKLNCKGFQTVERVDPSILKVSGDVCFVKNGLPITSDAPVNFGYAWSNSFNLKPISSDIHCYKS; translated from the exons ATGGTTGCTGTCCTCAAAGCGCTGGCGATATTTCTCATCATTGCAAGAg CGTATGGGCAATGCACTCTGAGCAAGCTTGAAGTACACCAATATGATACAGGAAAGCTGGTTCAGGGAAAACATGAGTATGCTGTGAGCATCTCCAATAAATGCTCTGAATTGTGCGTTCATAGAAATGTGAAGTTAAATTGCAAAGGTTTTCAAACCGTGGAGAGGGTAGACCCTTCAATTTTGAAAGTCTCTGGTGATGTTTGTTTTGTTAAGAATGGCCTACCTATCACTTCTGATGCACCAGTGAACTTCGGCTATGCTTGGAGCAACTCATTCAATTTGAAACCAATTTCATCCGACATCCATtgttataaatcataa
- the LOC114370022 gene encoding small nuclear ribonucleoprotein Sm D2-like, translating into MSRPMEEDTAGKNEEEEFNTGPLSVLMMSVKNNTQVLINCRNNKKLLGRVRAFDRHCNMVLENVREMWTEVPKTGKGKKKSQPVNKDRFISKMFLRGDSVIIVLRNPK; encoded by the exons ATGAG CCGGCCAATGGAGGAAGAT ACTGCAGGTAAGAATGAGGAAGAGGAGTTCAACACCGGACCACTATCTGTACTCATGATGAGtgttaaaaataatactcaG GTACTGATAAATTGTCGGAACAACAAAAAGCTTCTGGGTCGTGTAAGGGCTTTTGACAGGCACTGCAACATGGTTCTTGAAAATGTCAGGGAGATGTGGACTGAG GTGCCAAAGACTggtaaaggaaagaaaaagtcCCAGCCAGTCAACAAGGATAGATTCATCAGCAAAATGTTTCTCCGTGGAGATTCTGTCATCATTGTTCTTAGGAATCCCAAATGA
- the LOC114369975 gene encoding phosphoenolpyruvate carboxylase kinase 1-like: protein MSQDLKRDYVVSEEIGRGRFGTVFRCSSADSGHSYAVKSIDKVAITAAGDSLDAQCLLTEPKIVQLLSPHPHIVNLHDLYEDETNLHMVLDLCYESQFHHRVMSEPEAASVMWQLMQAVAHCHRLGVAHRDVKPDNILFDEENRLKLADFGSADTFKEGEPMSGVVGTPHYVAPEVLAGRDYNEKVDVWSAGVVLYQMLAGFLPFRGDSPVEIFEAVLRANLRFPTRVFCSVSPAAKDLLRRMLCKEVSRRFSAEQVLRHPWFSVAEQSE, encoded by the exons ATGAGCCAAGACCTCAAGCGAGACTACGTCGTTTCGGAGGAGATCGGCCGGGGAAGATTCGGCACCGTTTTCCGCTGCTCCTCCGCAGACTCCGGTCACTCCTACGCCGTCAAATCCATCGACAAGGTGGCAATAACCGCCGCCGGAGACTCCCTCGACGCGCAATGCCTATTGACGGAGCCCAAGATCGTTCAGCTTCTCTCCCCTCACCCTCACATCGTAAACCTCCACGATCTCTACGAAGACGAAACCAACCTTCACATGGTTCTCGACCTCTGTTACGAATCGCAGTTTCACCACCGCGTCATGTCCGAACCAGAAGCCGCTTCGGTGATGTGGCAACTCATGCAAGCCGTGGCGCACTGCCACCGCCTCGGCGTCGCGCACCGAGACGTGAAACCCGATAACATTCTCTTCGATGAGGAGAATCGGCTCAAATTAGCCGATTTCGGCTCGGCTGACACTTTTAAGGAGGGCGAGCCGATGAGCGGGGTGGTTGGGACGCCGCATTACGTGGCGCCGGAGGTCCTCGCCGGAAGGGATTACAACGAGAAGGTCGACGTGTGGAGCGCCGGCGTCGTTTTGTATCAAATGTTGGCAGGGTTTCTGCCGTTTCGAGGCGATTCTCCCGTGGAGATTTTCGAGGCCGTGCTTCGCGCCAATTTGAGGTTTCCGACTCGTGTTTTTTGCTCCGTCTCACCCGCGGCCAAGGATCTTCTTCGTAGGATGCTGTGTAAAGAGGTTTCTAGAAGGTTCTCCGCAGAACAAGTCCTAA GGCACCCATGGTTTAGCGTTGCTGAACAGAGTGAGTAA